From Candidatus Palauibacter scopulicola, the proteins below share one genomic window:
- a CDS encoding ABC transporter ATP-binding protein produces MLELNSVEVLYDDVILVLRGLSLEVPEGHIVALLGSNGAGKTTTLKAISGLLKVEDGEVTDGSIRFDGHEIHGLPADRIVRRGIFQVVEGRHVFEHLTVHENLLAGAHTRRDRGGVPADLECVYGYFPRLAERKRQWAGYLSGGEQQMLALGRALMARPRLMLLDEPSLGLAPILVQEIFEIIRRINEEEGTTILLVEQNARLALSVADYGYVMESGRVVLEGSAEELGKNEDVREFYLGLSEIGRRSYRDVKHYRRRKRWLS; encoded by the coding sequence CTGCTCGAACTCAACAGCGTCGAGGTCCTCTACGACGACGTGATCCTCGTCCTGCGCGGACTGTCGCTCGAGGTGCCGGAAGGGCACATCGTCGCCCTCCTCGGCTCCAACGGGGCCGGAAAGACGACGACGCTCAAGGCGATTTCGGGCCTGCTCAAGGTCGAGGACGGCGAGGTCACGGACGGATCGATCCGGTTCGACGGGCACGAGATTCACGGCCTGCCGGCGGATCGCATCGTGCGCCGGGGGATCTTCCAGGTCGTCGAGGGGCGGCACGTGTTCGAGCACCTCACGGTGCACGAGAACCTGCTCGCGGGGGCGCACACGCGCCGCGACCGCGGCGGGGTGCCGGCGGACCTCGAGTGCGTCTACGGGTACTTCCCGCGGCTGGCGGAGCGGAAGCGGCAGTGGGCGGGCTACCTGTCGGGCGGCGAGCAGCAGATGCTCGCGCTCGGGCGCGCGCTCATGGCCCGCCCCCGCCTCATGCTCCTCGATGAGCCGTCGCTGGGGCTCGCGCCGATACTCGTGCAGGAGATCTTCGAGATCATCCGGCGGATCAACGAGGAGGAGGGGACGACCATCCTTCTCGTCGAGCAGAACGCGCGCCTCGCCCTCTCCGTCGCGGACTACGGATACGTCATGGAGTCGGGCCGCGTGGTGCTGGAGGGTTCCGCGGAGGAACTGGGGAAGAACGAGGACGTGCGCGAGTTCTACCTGGGCCTGAGCGAGATCGGGCGGCGCTCGTATCGCGACGTGAAGCACTACCGCCGCCGCAAGCGGTGGCTGTCGTGA